TGCGCTCCATAACACAATGGTTTTGCGGAGTATTGGCTGCTTGTATTATCTAGTGTGGCAAGTGGCGCAAATGTATCTTTTTGAATCTCCCAATCAAAAGAATGCGTGGGATTCAAAAATACTTTTTTGCCAAGTTTTACACGCTCTTGCCCCAAGGTAATATCAGAAAGGTCAAAATATGCTCCAATCTCACTAAGCATTTGCACAAAATATTTTTCTTGATGTGAAATGTCATTACTATGGAATCGCAAATTCACAAAAATAGGCGATTGAAGATGTATATTAAAGGCACAAAAATCTAAAATACGCCTTAAATGTGCCTTTTTGAGTTGATGAGGATTTGCTAAAAATGCACTTAATGAAAATGAAACCTGCACAAATGGCTCTTGTGTAAGCAGCTCAAAATGTTTTTTACGCAAAAATAACCCTGTGGTTACCAAATCCACCTTGAGATGATAGTTTTTAAGTATTTTGACATACATTTCAAAATGTTGCACACTTAAAGGGTCGCCGAGTAAATGCAAACACACTCTTCGCGTTTTACCTTCAATCTGCGCACATATAGATTCAAAAAGTGCCAAATCCATTATTCCACGCCTCTTGGAAAGCGTATGGCTCGGACAGAATCCACACGAGAGAGCACAATAATCACTTAGCTCAATATAAACTTTTTCAAACAACTTCATTAATAATATACCTTTATCATAAAATAACATTATATTATTTTCTCACTTATTCCATATAAAGAATAGGCTCAATTCAACTCACTCAATAGAATATTATAGGTAAAACCACAATTTTTTTTATATATATACACTCATTAAAGTTTATTCCATTTATATCAACTTTATAAAATTTTAATCTTTTTTTGTTATGATTGTTTTTCTATTTATTATTTTTAAGGAGACATTATGGCAACAAAACACCAGTTTGAAACCGAAATTACGCAACTTTTAGACTTAATGATACATTCTTTGTATTCTCACAAAGAAATTTTTTTACGAGAACTCATCAGTAACGCATCTGATGCACTTGATAAACTCTCATATCTCACGCTTACACAAGAGAATCTGAAATCCCTTTCTTTTGAGCCCCGTATTGATATTTCTTTTGATGAGGAAAAAAAAACCATTACCATAGAGGATAATGGGGTAGGTATGAATGAAAGTGATATGAAAGAACATCTTGGTATTATTGCCAAATCTGGCACAAAAAGCTTTCTCTCACAGCTAAGTGGAGACAAAAAGAAAGATTCTGCACTTATTGGGCAATTTGGTGTGGGCTTTTATTCAGCCTTTATGGTTGCTCATCGTGTTGTGGTGCAAAGTAAAAAAGCAGGAGAGGAAAAAGCTTATGCGTGGGTGAGCGAGGGCAAAGGTGAATATGAAGTAGGCGAATGTGTGAAAGAATCTCAAGGCACACAAATCACACTTTATCTACGCGATGAAGATGCTCATTTTGCTTCACGATGGGAGATTGAGAGTATTATTCATAAATATTCTGAACATATTGCATTTCCTATTTATCTTGCATTCACAGAATCAAAATTTGAGGGTGAGGGCGAAAATAAAAAAGAAACAAAAGAAAATAAACAATCTCAAGTTAATACAGCTAAAGCTCTATGGAAAATCCCCAAAGCAGAGCTAAAGGATACAGATTATAAAGAATTTTACACTACGCTCTCCCACGATAATAATGAACCTATGCGTTGGATTCATACCAAAGTTGAAGGTAATTTAGAATATACCACACTCTTTTATATCCCTCAAAAAGCTCCATTTGACCTTTTCCGCGTAGATTATCAATCAGGCGTGAAACTCTATGTCAAGCGCGTATTCATTACCGATGATGATAAAGAACTTCTACCTCCATATTTGCGCTTTATACGAGGTGTCATTGATAGCGAGGATTTACCGCTTAATGTCAGTCGCGAAATCCTCCAGCAAAATAAGATTCTCGCCAATATCAAATCTGCCTCAACAAAGAAAATTCTAAGCGAAATTGCAAATATTGCTAAAAATGAGGAAGACTATAAAGCCTTTTATGAACAATTTGGTAAAGTGCTTAAAGAGGGCTTATATAGCGATTATGAAAATAAAGAAAAGATTTTGGAATTATTACGATTTGATAGCTTTAAGTCAGAGCATATCTCGCTTAAAACTTATAAAGAATCTATGGGAAGTGAGCAAAAAAGCATTTATTATATGCTTGGTGAAAACAAAGACGCACTTAAAAATGCACCTTTACTTGAAAAATTCGCACAAAAAGGTTTTGATGTGTTGCTTTTAAGCGATGAAATTGACGCGGTAGTAATGCCAATGGTGGGCGAATATGACAAAGTGCCACTTAAAAGTATTAATTCCAAAGAGGCACTAGAAGAATTGGGAGAGGAGGCGATTGATGAAGCAACGCAAAAAGCTTACGAGCCACTCATAAAAAGCTTTCAAGATGCTCTAGGAGACCAAATCGCTGAAATAAAACTCTCAAGCCTTGGTGATGCACCACTTACACTCATCAAAGAAGATGCTAATCCAATGATGGCAAATCTTATGGCACAAATGGGGCAAAAAGTGCCAGAAACTAAACCCGCACTCCAACTTAATATCACACATCCTCTTTTTGAAAAACTCAAAAACGCGCAAGAAGACAAAATCAAACAAAGTGCATTACTGCTTTTTGGGGCTGCCCTTATCCTTGAAGGTAGCACACTTAACAATGCTAAAGACTTCAATACACAACTGAATGCCCTTTTACTCCAAAGCCTCTAAGGCTTTGAGCTTAAAAACTCATTCATAAAACATTAATACAATATAAGGCAAGAGGGTTACTCAAATGAAAGTAAAGGAATAAATAAGATTTGTTTCAAGACTAAAACAACCTTAATTTGAGGCTTAACTCATAGAATCTAAAATGAGCCTCTTAATATTTTCACACAAGTTTTAATGGAATCAATGAGATATTCTATATCTCTTATAGTATGTGTATAGTGGATACTTACTCGCAGCCACATTGGTTTTTTTTCATAACTACCATCAGGTATAAGATAATGCCCATAAGGACCCGCACAACTACACCCTGCTCTTGTTTGTATGCCAAATTTCTTACTCAAAAGCGCGCATAAATCAAGGGGTGAAATTGAGCCGATATTAAAACTCACTATACCTAATCTCTCTGCCGATAAATCCCCATAAATACTTATGGCAGGTATTTTTTCAAGCTCATATAAAAAGGCTTGGGTGAGAATCTTCTCTCTACACCTAATCCATTCTAACCCAACTTCATTGCGCAATTTATAAGCTAATGCGCCATAGAGCAAGCCTAAAATAGGTGGAGTGCCTGCCTCTTCACGCAAGGCTATATCATCAATAAAACAATGTGTCGTATCATTAGCATATTGAATCACGCCCCCACCTGCAAAAGTTGGAGGAAGATCTGTGTTAAGCAAAGACTTTCTTATTGCCAAAATTCCACACGCTCCCACACCTCCTAAAAGCTTGTGGGGTGATAGAAATGCTGCATCAAAATTTGTGGAATCTACCTGCATATAAGGTGATGAACTTGCCATATCAAGCGAGATAATAGCCCTATAATCTCTAAGTAACCCAATACAAGATTCTAGCGGTGTGAGAATCCCTGTAACATTAGATGCCACACTCAAAGAAGCTATAATTTCGCTGTGCGTATTTTCTTTTTTGATATTTTTTAAAATCTTTTCTAAATGCTTTATATCAGGCAATCCCTCTTTATTAAAGGTAATTTTGTGTAGATGGCAAAGCCCTTCACGATAACTCATTTCATTAGAATGATGCTCAAACCCACTAATAATCACTTGAGGCAAACAAAGAGTGCGTGTATGCTTGTCATAATCTTTAAGTTGCTGAAGAAAAGTAGGCTTTGGTAAAAAAAGATTTGTGTTTAAATGTTGCAAATGCGACAAACTGCGTGGAGGCACATAAATCCCCATAATTTCTTGAAATTTTTTAATCCCAAAACTTGCTCCACTTCCTCCAGCAATAAGCACAAAATCCTTACTCAACCCAAGCGCATCAGCGATACTTTCCTTTGCCTCTGCATAAAGTTCGCTCATTAAGGTAGCATTAGAAGCTATATGAGAATGTGTATTAGCATAATAGGGCAAAATAGATTCTATACGCTTATTGATTGCTTTATAAGCCAATCCAGAGGCTGTGAAATCAAAATAATAATGTTTAGAATCTAAAATGGTATTTGAACGAAGTTGTGAAAGTTTGTCATAACGGCTATCAAGCAAAGGTGCAAAAAAATGATGAATAAGTTTAGCAATCTTTGAATGCGTGTGCAAAAGAGCCATTGCTTTTCCTCTCAAAGAAATTGTATAAATTGTATTTTTGCATTTTTATGCGAACTTCTACAAGCTGTTACTTTATGTATCTTTTTGTGCATATAAGTATAGAGCAAATGCAATCTCTTATCTACACTTGCAAAGACATTGTCATAAAAGCATTGCAAGCATAAATATAAAAAAGTTTGAAAATAAAAAAACATATAAATGGGAAGTTTTGGGATAATCTTTTGGATAACTTTCACTTTACTTTCCTTATTATTTAGGATTTTTATTATACAATATTTAAGAGCAAACCATTATACAGGGTTTTGGTTTCTATAACAAAATTTAAGTAGTAAGGAGAACACAATGAGGGAAGAGTTTGAACAATTCATTAAGGACTACAAAACACACGTAAGTGAGCGTAATGCGCAGGGTATTCCACCCTTACCCCTTAATATATCGCAAACACAAAGTGCTATTGATATGTGTAAGGACACAAGTATAAGCTCTGAACAAAAAGCATTTGCTAAAGAATTGCTTATCCATAGAGTAAGTCCGGGCGTAGATGCTTCTGCAAAACTAAAAGCGGCGTTTTTGGGAGAAATACTCCTAAAAAACAAACAAGATTGGGGATTTACTCCAAATGAGGCTGTAACTTATCTAGGCACAATGCTCGGAGGTTATAATGTAGCACCACTTATTGAGGGACTTTCTCTTAATGATAATACACTTGCAAAAGCTTGTGCTGATGCTCTCAAACATACACTTTTAATCTATGATAATTTTGAAAAAATTGCTGCACTTAACACACCTCTTACTCAAGAAATTATTCACTCTTGGGCTGAAGCAGAATGGTTTAAAAGCAAAGAAGGCTTAAAGGAAAAAATTAAAGTATGTGTATTTAAAGTTGATGGTGAGACAAATACAGATGATTTAAGCCCAGCAGGTGATGCTTTCACACGAAGCGATATTCCTCTACACGCTAAAGCTATGCTCAAGAGCCGAATTGAAAACTTTGAGCAACGTATAGAATCTGCAAAGAATAAAGCTGCGCAAAATGACGCTGTTGTAGCGTATGTGGGCGATGTTGTTGGTACAGGAAGTAGTCGTAAATCTGCGTGCAACTCTATTATGTGGCATTTTGGTAAAGAGATTCCATTTGTACCCAATAAAAAAAGTGGTGGTATTGTTATAGGAAATGTCATCGCTCCCATATTCTTTAACACTTGCGAAGATAGCGGCGCACTTCCCATTGTTGCCGATGTAAGCGAACTTAAAGATGGCGATATTATTGAAATTGATACACTCAAAGGAGAAATCATCAAAGATGGAAAAGTCGTAGCAACTTTTAATTTAAATCCTATAACCTTAACCGATGAAATTCGCTCTGGCGGTAGAATCCCCCTTATTATTGGTAGAGGATTAAGTGCTAAGGCAAGAGAATATCTTAAACTTGGCAAAAGTGATGTTTTCAAAGAAGCTAAACAACCTACTCCAAGCACAAAAGGCTATACTCTAGCACAAAAAATGGTAGGACGCGCTTGTGGTGTAGAAGGGGTGCGTCCGGGAAGCTATTGTGAGCCAAAAACAACAACCGTTGGTAGCCAAGATACCACAGGTGCAATGACACGTGATGAAATCAAAGAACTTGCCGCATTAAGTTTTGGTGCAGATTTTGTGCTACAAAGCTTTTGTCATACTGCAGCATATCCAAAACCAGCAGATGTTAGCTTACACGCAACTTTACCAAACTTTATTTCTGAACGTGGTGGTGTAGCCCTACGACCAAAAGATGGCGTCATTCATTCGTGGCTTAATCGTATGTGCCTACCTGATACGGTTGGCACAGGTGGCGACTCTCATACAAGATTCCCTATTGGTATTAGTTTCCCTGCAGGAAGTGGCTTAATTGCTTTTGCAGCAGTTACTGGCTCTATGCCTCTTGATATGCCAGAATCTGTGCTTGTAAGATTCAAAGGCAAACTTAATCCGGGCATAACCTTACGCGATTTGGTGAATGCAATTCCTTATTATGCAATTAAGCAAGGACTTTTAACCGTTGAGAAAAAAGGTAAAAAGAATATCTTTAGTGGGCGAATTCTTGAAATTGAAGGTTTAGGAGATTTAAAGGTTGAACAAGCCTTTGAACTTAGTGATGCAAGTGCCGAAAGAAGTGCAGCCGCTTGTAGTGTGCGCCTCAATAAAGAACCCATTATTGAATATCTAAGCTCAAATATTAAACTTATAGAATCTATGATTGCTCAAGGCTACCAAGATGCAAAAACATTACAACGTAGAGCTGATAAAATGAAAGAATGGATTGCAAACCCTGTGCTTTTAGAACCAGACAGCGATGCTGAATATGCTGCCATTATTGAGATTGACCTTGCTGAAATCAAAGAGCCGATTTTAGCTTGTCCTAATGACCCTGATGATGTGGCAACTTTGAGCGAGATTCACGCTGATTCCAAACGTCCAAAAAATATTGATGAAGTATTTATTGGAAGCTGTATGACAAATATTGGACACTTTAGGGCATTTGGCGAGATTGTTAAAAATGAAGGGCAAAGCAAGACACAGATTTGGATAGCACCTCCTACAAAAATGGATGAAAAACAACTTACCAAAGAAGGGTATTTCTCACTTTTTGGTGCAGCAGGTGCGAGACTAGAAGCGCCCGGTTGTAGCCTATGTATGGGAAATCAAGCGCGTGTGCGTGATAATGCAGTGGTCTTTTCTACTTCAACACGTAATTTTGATAATCGTATGGGCAAAGGAGCACAAGTTTATCTAGGAAGTGCTGAACTTGGTGGTGTATGCGCAATGCTTGGAAGACTTCCAAGCGCACAGGAATACCTTGAAATTGCTCCCAAAAAGATTGATAGTAAGAAAAACAATATCTACACTTATCTCAACTTCCACCTTATGCAAGACTTCGCCCTCTAAGGCGGGGCTTGCCACTACTTTATGATTCAAAGTATTATGTTATCAATAAGCGAATTTAGGCTTTTAAAGGGATTTTAATTCGTAAAAATATATTATTCATTAATGATTCTATCCAAGGCTTACTCTAAAGGATTTACTGATGAACAACACTATACAAATTGATGTACGAGATTTACCCTGTCCAGAGCCAGTTTTAAAGGCAAAAAAAGCACTTTTAGGTATTAATGAACATACTCTCAAGCTTCATAGCTATGAAATAATCGGTAACTCACCCTCTTCCAAAGAAAATCTTATGCGTTTTTTAAATACCGAAGGTTTTGAGTTTGAAGTAGGTTTTGGACGCGATGAGCAATTTATGATTATTCTTAAAGGCAAAAAAAGCAAACAAAGTGCGCATAAAGATAAAATAATCCCCAAAATGATGCTTATTAAAAATGATCGCGTAGGTGAAGGAGAACTTGGAGGTATGCTCATTAATGGTTTTATTAAATCTCTTCTGCAAACCGATATATTGCCACAAAAGATTTTCTTTGTTAATCGCGGGGTTTTGCTTACTACTGATAATAAAGAAGTAGATAATACTGAAATTGTAGAAGCACTTAAAGAGCTTGAAAAACAAGGTGTTGAAGTTTATTCGTGTGGTTCGTGCTTGAGTTATTTTTCACTTACGGAACGACTTAAGGTTGGTATGATAGGCAATGCTATTCAGGGTGTGCAAAATATGCTTCTTGCCGATAGTCTTATTTCACTTTAGGATAATTATATGGTAGATTACCAGCTTACACAGCATATTCAATGTGCGGGTTGAGCAGCTAAAGTGGGTCTGGCAGACTTATCACAAATCTTTAGCGGTATCACCCAAAAGCCAAATCCTCTACTTATTACAGGATTTGAGAGCAATGAAGATTGCGGCGCAATGCTCTATGCGCCAAATGATGAATACGCTATGCTTTCAAGTGTAGATTTTATTACGCCTGTGGTTGATGACCCTTACCTTTATGGACAAATCGCAGCGGCTAATGCTCTAAGTGATGTTTTTGCAATGGGAGGTGAAGTCAAAAGTGCGCTTAACCTGCTTATGTGGGATAATATACATTTTGATAATGCAGTGGCAAATACTATTTTAAAAGGCGGACTAGATAAAATTACAGAATCTGGTGCATTGCTTCTTGGCGGACATACTATAAAAGACAAGGAGCAAAAATATGGCTTGGCAGTAAATGGTATAGTGCATAAGAATCGTTTATGGCGCAATCACACTGGACATATAGGCGATATACTTGTATTAACAAAGCCTCTTGGCAGTGGGATTCTTACCACTGCCATAAAAGCTCAAATGCTCTCCCAAATAACTGAAGTAACACAAACAATGGCTATGCTCAACCTCTATGCTGCTCGTATCGCACAAAATTATGAGATTCACGCTTGCACAGATATTACAGGATTTGGGCTTATTGGACACGCTTTTGAAATGTGTGGAAATATAAAAAATCAAAATGAAAAAAGCATACTTTTTTACACCAAAGAAATCCCTCTTTTTGACAATATAGAATCATTTTCTCAAATGGGTATCATTCCGGGTGGATCATATGAAAACAAAAAAGCTTTGCAATCTCAAGTTCAAATACAATGCACACTTAAAGATGACATTTTTTATTATGATGCGCAAACTTCCGGTGGTCTCCTTTTTGCTCTTCCTTGTAATCAAGCAAAATCATTTGTTGAGCAATTACATAAAGCAGGTATTATACACGCGAATATTATTGGTGAAATCATACCTAAAACAAAAATATCTATTATTTTAGGATAAATATTTTCCATTTGAAAAAAATATATTTCCACCGATTGTAAAAACTAAAATTCTCAAATACTTTGGGAGGATATTATATGCAATTTAATACTATAGATGCTTTAGTGCGTAAATTTTATATGTTAAAAGAAAAGGGATTTGTAGCAAACTCAAACTATAAAGAAGATTTACAAAAAATACTCTCTGAAGAAGAATTTACAATGTTTAATACAATGTTTGAACAAGATAGTATTGACAAAGCTATTGATAATGTCAAACACTCCTATACAGCTGGATATGCCAAAAAACAATGTGTGATTAATATTTTATCTGAACCCAAAATTACCCAAATCGCTTCGGTTTTACTTAAAGGTTCTCAAACAGATGCACTTGAAAAAGCCATTCGCCTAAGAGAACATACCGATAAGGCAAGTATCATATTTTTAGAATTTATGCGCAGTATTGAAGATAAACTTTTAACTTTCCTTACCTCACGCATAAATAATTTTCCTAGCAATATCTCACCTGATAATTTCACACAAACCCTTGCACGCAAAGAAATTAGTCTGAGCAATGTAGCACGATATTTTGGTGGAGATTTTGAAAAAGCATACCTTGGCGATAAAGGTGTGGGCAAAACATATTTTGATTTTCTCACCTGTCAAGTATTAGAAAAACACAAATTTATGCGCACTGAAGATGTTCAGCGCCTTTTGCTTGTTTTTATTTGGAACTCACTTCCAACCTTTTTAAGCAAAACACGTTTTACTTCCGTAGGAAGTGTGCATTAACAGGTTTTAGTTCATTGCAAACGCTTTGCTAGAATGGAATGTGTTATATCACTGAGATAAAATTCCTCATTGATATGAATATCACTTATTTTACAAGCTTTCCCATCTTTGCTTATCTGCGCATATCCACGCGTGCAGAGCGAGCGCGGATTCAAAGCATTAAATACTTCCAGCATACGCTCATATTCATATTGGCACTGCTGAATTTTCTCTTCACGCCGCATTTTGAGAGATGAAAGTATATGCTCATATTTGATTATTTTATCCTCAAGCACTGCATTCATAGAATCTTGCATCATCTGCTTTAAAATATGAATTTGCTCAATCTTCGCATAATAGCGTTGCTCAAAATTATAAAGTTTAAAATATTCCCTCACCCGCTCTAATGCATCACTTTTAAACACAAGCTGCTGCTTGAGGGCATAAAAATAAGTATTCATCATTTCATCAAGTATGCGCAAATATTCATTTTTATCAGGCAAAAGCATCTCCATAGCTGCCGAAGGAGTAGGTGCTCGCACATCAGCAACAAAATCACTGATAAATACATCAATCTCGTGTCCCACAGCAGAAATAATAGGTGTTTGGGCAGAATAAATAGCATCTGCTACACATTCTTCATTAAATGCCCACATATCCTCCATACTGCCTCCACCTCTTCCCAACACGATAACATCAAAGCCTTCAGATGTGCCAAAAAAACTATCAGCGCGTTTGAGATTCTCTACTATGGAATCTTTTGCTCCCTCACCTTGCACAAGTGTATTAAAAAGTGTGATATGCACAAGATTCCAACGCTTATGTGCGACTTTGAGCATATCTTCCTTTGCTGCACCTGTGGCAGAAGTGAGCAAAGCAATGCGTTTAGGGAATTTTGGCAGAGACTTTTTATGAGCAGATTCAAAATAACCCTTTGCGCTAAGCTTTGTTTTGAGCGCTTCATACGCTTGAGAGAGTTCCCCTAAACCAGCAAGTGTAATACTTTTGCATAGAATCTGATATTCTCCTTTGGGCACATAGACACTAAGTGAGCCCATTATCAACACACATTGTCCTACTTCAAGCTTAATTTTTAAACTACGCGCATTGCCTTTAAACATCACACAGCGCACACTTGAGTTTTCATCTTTAAGAGTAAGATAAATATGTCCGCTTGTATGGATTGTTACACTACTTATCTCGCCACGCACACAAATATCCATAAAAGTAGATTCTAAAATACTTTTAATCTGTGCATTAATCTCACTTACTCCTAAGGCTCTCACTTCATCTCCTTGAAACAATGAAATCATTCTATCACATTAGAACTTTTAAAGACTTTTTGCTACAATAGCATTATCTCAACACAATGAAGGTAAATGATGCAAAAAGTAAATAATGAAATATTCTTATGCAGTATTTGTAATGTCAGCTCTGGAAACTGCCCGGAAGATTGCAAATATTGCACTCAAAGTGCGCATTATGGCACACAGATTCAAAAATACAAAAATAAAAGCATTGATAAAATATTGCAAGAAGCAAAAACACTACGCGAATATGGCGCATTAGGATTTTGTCTTGTAACCGCAGGACGCAGTTTGGAATCCCAAAAATGCGAATACATCGCTCAAGCTGCAAATGCAATCAAAAAAGCAGATTTAGGTTTGCACATTATTGCGTGTTGTGGCAGTGCTGATGTAGATTCTCTTAAATACCTTAAAGCCAATGGCGTGGATAGCTATAATCACAATTTGGAGACTTCTAAAGAATTTTTTCCACATATTTGCACGACACACACTTGGAAAGAGCGATTTGAAACCTGCGAAAACACTCTTAAAGCCGAATTAGGATTGTTATCCGGAGGTATTTTTGGCTTAGGTGAAAGCTGGAGTGATAGAATTGAGCTACTCAAACATTTGCAGATTCTCTCTCCTCATACAACTCCTCTTAATTTTTACATTGCTAATGAAGCCTTGCCTCTCCCTATGCAAACCCTAAGCACACAAGAAGCGCTAGAATGTGTAACTCTTGCGCGTGAATATCTCCCAAATACGCGATTAATGATTGCAGGAGGGCGAGAGGCAGTTTTTGGAGATAATCAAAAGCCACTCTTTGAAGCAGGAATTAATGGTGTGGTGTTAGGTGATTATCTCACTACTGATGGCAAAGCGCCCAAAGATGATGTAGCAATGATAGAATCTTATGGCTATGTCGCCGCGACAAATTGCCACTAAGGAAAATAAAATGTTGCCTATGCAAAAAGAACAATGTATTGCTAAAATTTGGCTCAAATCGCGTAGCCTCTTTGATATATTGTGGATTAAATTAAAAAGCATTTGGGATTTTGTCGCTGATAAAGAGTTGAGTTTTTATGCGGCTTCGCTTAGTTTTTACACCGTTTTTGCAATTATCCCACTTTTAATGATTGTTTTTTCTATCGTAATGAATCTCCCTAACTTTCAATCTCAAATTGAGCAAATCCGAGAACTCATACTCTCTAATATTCTCCCCACGCATACTGATGTGATTTCTAGTTATCTTGATACTTTTATGAAAAATAGCTCGGCACTAGGTATGATGGGGCTTGGCTACACACTTGTAGCCTCTGTAATGTTTTTTCGCAATTATGAATACATTGCGGCAAAAATGTTTAATTCAACGCCTCGCAAGTTTTTTGATTCTCTTGTGATGTATTGGACAATGATTACACTTTTCCCTGTGGTGCTTGCTTTCTCAATTTATTTTAGCGGCGAAGTGCAAAAAACACTCAAAGGCACAGCAAATTTAAGTCTTTTATTTGATTTGATACCTTATTTGCTCACTTGGGCGATGTTTTTCTTACTCTTCAAACTCTCGGCAAACAAGCCTCTCAAGCTCCTCGCACTCTTTAGCTCAAGTCTTTTAACGACAAGTGTATGGTTACTGACAAAATGGGCTTTTGTGTATTATGTATTTTATAATCAAACTTATAAAAGTGTGTATGGACCCATTGCTATTTTTCTTTTTATGATGTTATGGATTTATGTATCGTGGTTTGTGCTGCTTTATGGAATGCGCTTTTGTGAGGGCTTTGGCACGAATTTTGGCAAAACGCTTGAAGAAAAATATGGCATTAGCACCACAGAAGTGTGATAGGAGTGATTTAAAAGTGGAGGCAAGCCCCCCCCCTGATAATACCGAAGACTCTTTACATTCTTAAAAGCTTAAAATATAGCGCGCACCAATATTGTAGTTACGAGTAGCTGTAAGTTTTACTTGATTACCTTGTATATCCCCGTCAAATAATATCATAGGAACAAAAGGCACTCGGACTATGGCTTCTAAGCTATGCTTAGAATCTACCACGCTACGCAAACCAAGATTCAAAGCCACATCAAGCCCTGTTTTTTTAAGACTTGCACCAGCTGATTTAATATCGCTGAACTCCTTATTATATAAATGCCATTTTTGCTGCTCGTTCAAGAAGCTCTTTTGCGCCTTTATCTATAAATTTTTGTGCGAATGCTATGCCTAGATTCTCACTTGCAGCTCTATCTTCTATATGTATAGAATCCTCTATACTATCTTGCAACACTTCGC
This DNA window, taken from Helicobacter sp. MIT 21-1697, encodes the following:
- a CDS encoding outer membrane beta-barrel protein, encoding MNEQQKWHLYNKEFSDIKSAGASLKKTGLDVALNLGLRSVVDSKHSLEAIVRVPFVPMILFDGDIQGNQVKLTATRNYNIGARYILSF
- a CDS encoding biotin synthase — its product is MQKVNNEIFLCSICNVSSGNCPEDCKYCTQSAHYGTQIQKYKNKSIDKILQEAKTLREYGALGFCLVTAGRSLESQKCEYIAQAANAIKKADLGLHIIACCGSADVDSLKYLKANGVDSYNHNLETSKEFFPHICTTHTWKERFETCENTLKAELGLLSGGIFGLGESWSDRIELLKHLQILSPHTTPLNFYIANEALPLPMQTLSTQEALECVTLAREYLPNTRLMIAGGREAVFGDNQKPLFEAGINGVVLGDYLTTDGKAPKDDVAMIESYGYVAATNCH
- the selD gene encoding selenide, water dikinase SelD; the encoded protein is MGLADLSQIFSGITQKPNPLLITGFESNEDCGAMLYAPNDEYAMLSSVDFITPVVDDPYLYGQIAAANALSDVFAMGGEVKSALNLLMWDNIHFDNAVANTILKGGLDKITESGALLLGGHTIKDKEQKYGLAVNGIVHKNRLWRNHTGHIGDILVLTKPLGSGILTTAIKAQMLSQITEVTQTMAMLNLYAARIAQNYEIHACTDITGFGLIGHAFEMCGNIKNQNEKSILFYTKEIPLFDNIESFSQMGIIPGGSYENKKALQSQVQIQCTLKDDIFYYDAQTSGGLLFALPCNQAKSFVEQLHKAGIIHANIIGEIIPKTKISIILG
- the yedF gene encoding sulfurtransferase-like selenium metabolism protein YedF: MNNTIQIDVRDLPCPEPVLKAKKALLGINEHTLKLHSYEIIGNSPSSKENLMRFLNTEGFEFEVGFGRDEQFMIILKGKKSKQSAHKDKIIPKMMLIKNDRVGEGELGGMLINGFIKSLLQTDILPQKIFFVNRGVLLTTDNKEVDNTEIVEALKELEKQGVEVYSCGSCLSYFSLTERLKVGMIGNAIQGVQNMLLADSLISL
- a CDS encoding YihY family inner membrane protein, giving the protein MLPMQKEQCIAKIWLKSRSLFDILWIKLKSIWDFVADKELSFYAASLSFYTVFAIIPLLMIVFSIVMNLPNFQSQIEQIRELILSNILPTHTDVISSYLDTFMKNSSALGMMGLGYTLVASVMFFRNYEYIAAKMFNSTPRKFFDSLVMYWTMITLFPVVLAFSIYFSGEVQKTLKGTANLSLLFDLIPYLLTWAMFFLLFKLSANKPLKLLALFSSSLLTTSVWLLTKWAFVYYVFYNQTYKSVYGPIAIFLFMMLWIYVSWFVLLYGMRFCEGFGTNFGKTLEEKYGISTTEV
- the xseA gene encoding exodeoxyribonuclease VII large subunit, with the translated sequence MRALGVSEINAQIKSILESTFMDICVRGEISSVTIHTSGHIYLTLKDENSSVRCVMFKGNARSLKIKLEVGQCVLIMGSLSVYVPKGEYQILCKSITLAGLGELSQAYEALKTKLSAKGYFESAHKKSLPKFPKRIALLTSATGAAKEDMLKVAHKRWNLVHITLFNTLVQGEGAKDSIVENLKRADSFFGTSEGFDVIVLGRGGGSMEDMWAFNEECVADAIYSAQTPIISAVGHEIDVFISDFVADVRAPTPSAAMEMLLPDKNEYLRILDEMMNTYFYALKQQLVFKSDALERVREYFKLYNFEQRYYAKIEQIHILKQMMQDSMNAVLEDKIIKYEHILSSLKMRREEKIQQCQYEYERMLEVFNALNPRSLCTRGYAQISKDGKACKISDIHINEEFYLSDITHSILAKRLQ